A region of Veillonellaceae bacterium DNA encodes the following proteins:
- a CDS encoding CtsR family transcriptional regulator, with translation MNNSMLSDRIEKFILEMLGKQSTDEILLKRKDVADLLECAPSQVTYVINTRFSPDNRFVVESRRGSGGYIKISLREDNAPSHSKDQASSKIRSSTSTGGKQRTNEIHPNSITEIENGLDSYFRMLLDYEIISSREYRLICTLTHTMLEYCPESHRREAAKTMIHRIEWVTKGE, from the coding sequence ATGAATAATTCAATGTTATCTGACAGGATTGAAAAGTTTATTTTGGAAATGCTGGGTAAACAGTCTACTGATGAAATTTTACTGAAAAGGAAAGATGTGGCCGATTTATTAGAATGTGCTCCTTCTCAAGTTACGTATGTAATTAATACCAGATTTTCTCCCGATAATCGTTTTGTCGTGGAATCAAGGCGTGGAAGCGGAGGATATATCAAGATATCGTTAAGGGAAGATAATGCACCTTCACATTCTAAGGATCAGGCTTCATCCAAGATCAGAAGCAGTACCAGCACAGGAGGGAAACAACGAACCAATGAAATTCATCCCAATAGTATTACAGAAATAGAGAATGGATTAGATAGCTATTTCAGAATGCTCTTAGATTATGAAATTATCTCATCTAGAGAATACAGATTAATTTGTACACTAACTCATACAATGCTGGAGTATTGTCCTGAAAGCCACCGTCGTGAGGCAGCCAAGACAATGATTCATAGAATTGAATGGGTCACGAAAGGAGAATAA
- a CDS encoding UvrB/UvrC motif-containing protein has protein sequence MINDPFDLWNQEVFAHPFDSFFGNDFVNPFQHAEQNLQPGLSCSNCGKTYQDFRKDGLLGCEECYNQFRSKLKNFLNKNQGTDQHIGKAPGKQDEEKTEGMSEIDRLKSELKKCIKEENYEQAAVIRDQINKLEGGSSK, from the coding sequence TTGATCAACGATCCGTTTGATCTTTGGAATCAGGAAGTTTTTGCTCATCCATTTGATTCCTTTTTCGGTAATGACTTCGTCAATCCGTTCCAGCATGCAGAGCAGAACCTGCAGCCTGGTTTGTCATGTTCCAATTGCGGAAAGACTTATCAGGATTTCAGGAAAGATGGTCTGCTTGGCTGCGAGGAATGCTATAACCAGTTCCGTTCCAAATTGAAAAATTTCCTGAATAAAAATCAGGGAACCGATCAGCATATCGGAAAGGCTCCGGGCAAACAGGACGAGGAAAAAACGGAAGGAATGTCTGAAATCGATCGGCTGAAAAGCGAGCTCAAGAAGTGCATCAAGGAAGAAAACTATGAACAGGCAGCTGTAATCAGAGACCAGATTAATAAACTTGAGGGAGGAAGCTCCAAATGA